A single Melopsittacus undulatus isolate bMelUnd1 chromosome 11, bMelUnd1.mat.Z, whole genome shotgun sequence DNA region contains:
- the GFI1B gene encoding zinc finger protein Gfi-1b, whose translation MPRSFLVKSKKAHTYHQHRFVEDDLPILTWDPVTSPFTDIGHKTSEDIKKQDLECVIPKQENDPSELKEESVPVQYLSRMPPGPSAQEMAIPSLQIKDCTNTTSTPSFYKPSFSWDAFNLPYSYRQMSPTMQSAILEHPVSLYGSHLLPSTDPPLDYSMHYSSDMETYHCVKCNKVFSTPHGLEVHVRRSHSGTRPFACEVCGKTFGHAVSLEQHTNIHSQERSFECKMCGKTFKRSSTLSTHLLIHSDTRPYPCQYCGKRFHQKSDMKKHTYIHTGEKPHKCQVCGKAFSQSSNLITHSRKHTGFKPFSCELCAKGFQRKVDLRRHRETQHSLK comes from the exons ATGCCACGTTCCTTTTTGGTGAAGAGCAAAAAGGCTCATACCTACCATCAGCACCGCTTTGTGGAAGATGACCTGCCTATACTAACCTGGGATCCAGTAACCTCTCCCTTCACTG ACATAGGACACAAGACATCGGAGGACATAAAGAAACAGGACCTAGAATGTGTGAttccaaaacaagaaaatgacCCATctgaactgaaagaagaaagtgtCCCTGTCCAGTACCTGAGCAGGATGCCACCAGGCCCTTCAGCTCAAG AGATGGCCATCCCAAGTCTGCAGATCAAAGACTGCACTAACACGACAAGCACCCCTTCATTCTACAAACCCAGCTTTTCTTGGGATGCTTTCAATTTGCCGTACAGCTACCGACAGATGTCTCCCACCATGCAGTCAGCCATTCTGGAGCACCCAGTCAGCCTATATGGAAGCCACCTCCTGCCAAGCACTGACCCCCCTCTGGATTACAGCATGCATTATTCCTCAGACATGGAAACCTACCATTGTGTGAAGTGCAACAAG gtATTCTCCACTCCCCATGGACTAGAGGTCCATGTCCGAAGGTCTCATAGTGGGACACGTCCCTTTGCTTGTGAAGTATGTGGCAAAACCTTTGGACATGCTGTAAGCCTGGAACAGCATACCAATATTCACTCCCAG GAAAGAAGTTTTGAGTGCAAGATGTGTGGGAAGACATTCAAACGTTCCTCCACCCTCTCCACTCATCTGCTGATCCATTCAGACACACGGCCCTATCCCTGCCAATACTGTGGCAAGCGCTTCCACCAGAAGTCGGATATGAAGAAACACACTTACATCCATACTG GAGAGAAGCCTCACAAATGCCAGGTATGTGGTAAAGCCTTCAGCCAGAGCTCCAACCTCATCACTCACAGCCGCAAGCACACTGGCTTCAAGCCTTTCAGCTGTGAGCTCTGTGCTAAGGGCTTCCAGCGCAAGGTGGATCTACGGAGGCACCGAGAGACCCAACATAGTCTCAAGTGA